One stretch of Streptomyces sp. R21 DNA includes these proteins:
- a CDS encoding PTS transporter subunit EIIC — MSADSAVSPARARWNTAFQGLQKMGRSLQLPIAVLPAAGILNRLGQPDVFGADGLGWDNVSKVMGGAGGALLSGNLGLPMLFCVGVAIGMAKKADGSTALAAVAGFLVYYNVLRQFPEDCPSGSVEVKLGCQAADNSVAEFTYQNPGVFGGIVIGLLAAYFWQRYHRTKLVDWLGFFNGRRLVPIIMAFVAMAFASLCVWAWPPIGDGLENFSDWLSGLGAWGAGVFGLANRALLVIGLHQFLNVPIWFQFGSYTKPNGEIVHGDINMFLAGDPNAGQFTSGFFPIMMFALPAAALAITHCAKPHRRKEIGGLMLSVALTSFVTGITEPIEYSFLFVAPVLFVIHALLTGVSMAVTWGLGVHDGFSFSAGLIDYVINWNLATKPWAMIPIGLCFAAVYYAIFRFAITKFDLKTPGREPEDEVEDTTKA, encoded by the coding sequence ATGAGTGCCGACAGCGCCGTCTCACCCGCGCGCGCCCGCTGGAATACCGCCTTCCAAGGCCTGCAGAAGATGGGGCGGAGCCTCCAGCTGCCGATCGCCGTGCTGCCGGCCGCGGGCATTCTCAACCGGCTCGGCCAGCCGGACGTGTTCGGTGCGGACGGGCTGGGCTGGGACAACGTCTCCAAGGTGATGGGCGGCGCGGGCGGCGCGCTGCTCAGCGGCAACCTCGGGCTGCCCATGCTGTTCTGTGTGGGCGTGGCCATCGGCATGGCGAAGAAGGCGGACGGCTCCACCGCGCTCGCGGCGGTCGCGGGTTTCCTCGTCTACTACAACGTGCTGCGCCAGTTCCCGGAGGATTGCCCGTCCGGCTCCGTGGAGGTCAAACTCGGCTGCCAGGCGGCCGACAACTCCGTCGCGGAGTTCACGTATCAGAATCCCGGGGTTTTCGGCGGCATCGTCATCGGGCTGCTGGCGGCGTACTTCTGGCAGCGCTACCACCGTACGAAGCTGGTGGACTGGCTGGGCTTCTTCAACGGCCGCCGACTGGTGCCGATCATCATGGCGTTCGTGGCGATGGCGTTCGCCTCGCTCTGCGTGTGGGCGTGGCCGCCGATCGGTGACGGTCTGGAGAATTTCAGCGACTGGCTTTCGGGGCTGGGGGCCTGGGGAGCGGGCGTCTTCGGCCTGGCCAACCGGGCGCTGCTGGTGATCGGGTTGCACCAGTTCCTGAACGTGCCCATCTGGTTCCAGTTCGGCAGTTACACCAAGCCCAACGGCGAGATCGTGCACGGCGACATCAACATGTTCCTGGCGGGCGACCCGAACGCGGGCCAGTTCACCTCCGGGTTCTTCCCCATCATGATGTTCGCGCTGCCGGCCGCCGCGCTCGCCATCACGCATTGTGCAAAGCCCCATCGACGCAAGGAGATTGGCGGTCTGATGCTTTCAGTGGCGCTGACCTCGTTCGTCACGGGCATCACCGAACCGATCGAGTACTCCTTCCTGTTCGTCGCGCCGGTGCTGTTCGTGATCCACGCGCTGCTCACCGGTGTCTCGATGGCGGTGACTTGGGGCCTGGGTGTGCACGACGGCTTCAGTTTCTCGGCCGGTCTGATCGACTACGTGATCAACTGGAACCTGGCGACCAAACCCTGGGCGATGATCCCGATCGGGTTGTGCTTCGCGGCCGTGTATTACGCGATCTTCCGCTTCGCGATCACCAAGTTCGACCTCAAGACTCCCGGACGGGAGCCGGAGGACGAGGTGGAGGACACCACCAAGGCGTAG
- a CDS encoding glucose PTS transporter subunit EIIB: MATKAEKIVAGLGGIDNIEEVEGCITRLRTEVIDASKVDEAALKAAGAHGVVKMGTAIQVVIGTDADPIAADIEDMM, translated from the coding sequence ATGGCCACCAAGGCTGAGAAGATCGTTGCCGGACTCGGCGGGATCGACAACATCGAAGAGGTCGAGGGCTGCATCACCCGGCTGCGCACCGAGGTCATCGACGCGAGCAAGGTCGACGAGGCCGCCCTGAAGGCCGCGGGCGCGCACGGCGTCGTCAAGATGGGCACGGCGATCCAGGTCGTGATCGGCACGGACGCCGACCCGATCGCGGCGGACATCGAAGACATGATGTGA
- the rph gene encoding ribonuclease PH: protein MSRIDGRTPEQLRPITVQRGWSKHAEGSVLVSFGDTKVFCTASVTEGVPRWRKGSGEGWVTAEYSMLPRATNTRGDRESVRGKIGGRTHEISRLIGRSLRAVIDYKALGENTIVLDCDVLQADGGTRTAAITGAYVALADAVAWAQGKKLVKAGRQPLTGTVSAVSVGIVGGVPLLDLCYEEDVRADTDMNVVCTGDGRFVEVQGTAEAEPFDRKELNALLDLAVSGCDELAAIQRAALEATAE from the coding sequence ATGTCTCGAATCGACGGCCGCACCCCTGAACAGCTCCGCCCCATCACCGTCCAGCGTGGCTGGAGCAAGCACGCCGAGGGCTCCGTCCTCGTCTCCTTCGGTGACACGAAGGTCTTCTGCACCGCCTCCGTCACCGAGGGCGTCCCGCGCTGGCGCAAGGGCAGCGGCGAGGGCTGGGTCACCGCGGAGTACTCGATGCTGCCGCGCGCCACGAACACCCGCGGCGACCGCGAGTCCGTGCGCGGCAAGATCGGCGGCCGTACGCACGAAATCAGCCGTCTCATCGGCCGTTCGCTGCGCGCCGTCATCGACTACAAGGCGCTCGGCGAGAACACGATCGTCCTCGACTGCGATGTCCTCCAGGCCGACGGCGGCACCCGCACCGCCGCGATCACCGGGGCGTATGTCGCCCTCGCCGACGCCGTCGCCTGGGCGCAGGGCAAGAAGCTGGTCAAGGCCGGCCGGCAGCCGCTGACCGGCACGGTCTCCGCCGTCTCCGTCGGCATCGTGGGCGGAGTCCCGCTGCTGGACCTCTGCTACGAGGAGGATGTGCGGGCCGACACCGACATGAACGTCGTCTGCACCGGCGACGGGCGGTTCGTGGAGGTTCAAGGCACCGCGGAGGCCGAGCCGTTCGACCGCAAGGAACTCAACGCCCTGCTGGATCTGGCTGTTTCGGGCTGCGACGAGCTGGCTGCCATTCAGCGGGCGGCTCTTGAGGCAACCGCGGAATAA
- a CDS encoding PLP-dependent cysteine synthase family protein, giving the protein MRYDSPLAAVGNTPLVRLPRLSPSDDVRIWAKLEDRNPTGSVKDRPALHMIEQAEKDGRLTPGCTILEPTSGNTGISLAMAAKLKGYRMVCVMPENTSQERRELLAMWGAEIIPSPAAGGSNTAVRVAKELSAEHPDWVMLYQYGNPDNAGAHYATTGPEILADLPSVTHFVAGLGTTGTLMGVGRFLRENKPDVKIVAAEPRYDDLVYGLRNLDEGFVPELYDASVLTTRFSVGSADAVTRTRELLQQEGIFAGVSTGAALHAAIGVGNKAVKAGESADIVFVVADGGWKYLSTGVYTAATTEEAIETLHGQLWA; this is encoded by the coding sequence ATGCGCTACGACTCCCCGCTGGCCGCGGTGGGCAACACCCCCCTGGTGCGCCTGCCGCGGCTCTCGCCGTCCGACGACGTCCGGATCTGGGCGAAGCTCGAGGACCGCAACCCGACCGGCTCGGTCAAGGACCGCCCGGCCCTGCACATGATCGAGCAGGCGGAGAAGGACGGCCGCCTGACGCCGGGCTGCACGATCCTGGAGCCGACGAGCGGCAACACCGGCATCTCCCTCGCCATGGCGGCCAAGCTCAAGGGCTACCGCATGGTGTGCGTGATGCCCGAGAACACCTCGCAGGAACGCCGCGAGCTGCTCGCCATGTGGGGCGCCGAGATCATCCCCAGCCCCGCCGCGGGCGGCTCCAACACCGCCGTCCGCGTCGCCAAGGAGCTCTCCGCCGAGCACCCGGACTGGGTGATGCTCTACCAGTACGGCAACCCGGACAACGCGGGCGCGCACTACGCGACGACGGGCCCGGAGATCCTCGCCGACCTCCCGTCGGTCACCCACTTCGTCGCCGGGCTCGGCACCACCGGCACCCTGATGGGCGTCGGCCGCTTCCTCCGCGAGAACAAGCCGGACGTCAAGATCGTCGCCGCGGAGCCGCGCTACGACGACCTGGTCTACGGCCTGCGCAACCTCGACGAGGGCTTCGTACCGGAGCTGTACGACGCCTCCGTCCTCACCACCCGCTTCTCCGTGGGCTCCGCCGACGCGGTCACCCGCACCCGTGAACTCCTCCAGCAGGAGGGCATCTTCGCGGGCGTCTCCACCGGAGCCGCCCTGCACGCCGCGATCGGCGTCGGCAACAAGGCCGTCAAGGCGGGGGAGAGCGCCGACATCGTCTTCGTCGTGGCCGACGGCGGCTGGAAGTACCTGTCGACCGGCGTCTACACGGCGGCGACGACGGAGGAAGCGATCGAGACACTGCACGGACAGCTCTGGGCGTAA